In the genome of Malania oleifera isolate guangnan ecotype guangnan chromosome 5, ASM2987363v1, whole genome shotgun sequence, the window GAACTCCTCTCGGGCCACACCAAAAGAGGCACTATTAACTCCCAGGGTGTGGTTCAAATGGTAGTGCGGGTTGCGGAAGTGCCTCTCACGaagtcaggtgttcaaacccttccGGATTTGTTTTCGTCCctggattcctgaaatttacctccctttgaaGTTGGGAATCGATTTTAAGGGACGCAGGATTAGTCACATGAACCGTAAAACGGATAATTGAAAACTCAATACTAatcctaaaaatataaaaagaagcACCATGATCAACTGATGTAGTACGTACCGGTTAGTACGCCATTGACAAGACGGTGGCTAGTATTATATCACTAGTACGTTTATTCTACCACTCAACAAGCTATTAAAAGTGCTTGGCGGTGGGGGCGGCAACCACTAACATTGCACTACACTGGGTGATTGATCGAAGCACCATACTCATCATGGACAGTACTACTGATGTCACTGACCGCTACCCACCGCACACTACATCTGTATGGTTCCATAGTGGAAGTTGAGCTGGGTTAGCATATGCGCCCATTTATGCCAACAAGTCTCCAAGAGAAAATTGCTGTACGTAGTGGTTCTAGTTTGTTCTATAGATATTTTTTAACTATTCAACTTGTCACAAGTTTAGGCCCCTGTTGaggtttttgtttgttttatagATATTTTCTATCGCTTTAACTGAGGGAAAGTTTATGCTCCGCAACTTTAAAAACATAAGTAAAAAGGAAAGTAAAGTATGAAAGAGCTCGGTATCGAGAAAAGTGAAGTACGCCAAAttttaatgatgtataaaattaaaattttattgagaaaggAAAacaaataagaaggaaatttatttttataggattaaaaattaagaaatgtaCATCAAAttttaatgatgtataaaattaaaatttttttcattgatttgttttatgttttatcatttttcttaataattaagtataaaaaataaaattctttcatttttttttttaggtaatgTTTTTAAGTTGCAAATGCTCCAAGAGTCGTGTTCCAGTAGaatttttattctcattgttttaatCGGCATATCCTATCATGCATGGTATATATATTCGATATACTTGATTAAAAGTATCCTAAAAGGTGGCCTATAATGAAATAAATCAAACTGGCATGAGAGAGCATGAATTCCAAATAAAGATTTGGAATGCGTGTAGCTTTTTCTAAAGCATAAATATAATATAACTATGtgtttaagtaaaaaaaaaaattacaacaaaaatgtGTAGTACCGGCTAAATGTTTGGTGCATGGAGATAGAATGGGATCAAATTTATAATATGATTTCTTTACGTTCTCTACTAAGATTTTTATTCCATTCTGTTCTATTCTCGTTTCACTCAATTTCACAAACCAAATGCTAGCTCTTCTAGGTGTGGCCTCTTGTGGTGCACATAGCTAGGTATGGAATCCATGTTGGCCCCTAATGAAGATACTACCCCAAAAAGGGTGATGGTGCCCTTTGGACAAATTAATCATAATGTCTCCAAAGTAGTCAACCAATTTATGTCCAGATCTTCTTGTTAAAAACAGTGTAACTGAGGACGAGTAAAAAAAAAGTTGCAATGACTTGTAACCTTATGAATGAACACAAGCTACAAATATTAGGTATATGTCATCCTACACACTCTCAATAAAGGGGCCAATACTCCAGCAAAATCTCATCTCATAACACAAACTCATGGCAGCCAAGGTTTCACAACATCACAAAAAATTTGAAGTGAACTTCGCTACAAAAACTATTGTCAAAGCAAGCCATCCTCCCCAAGAGTCACATACCCTCACTCTCTCAAACCTTGACCTCCTCTCCGGGCGATTTCCTGTGACATACTTTTATTTCTACCACAAACCACTACTAAATCATGATTTCCACTCCATCATTGAAGCCCTCAAAATCTCCCTAGCTGAAACCCTCAACTTCTTCTACCCCTTCGCTGGCCGAATCGTTGAAAATGCAAGCACGGGCGAACCTGAAATCATTTGTGACAATAATGGTGCACTTATCCTTGAAGCCCATGCCAATATCCCTCTAAAGGACTTCAACTTCCACAACCTTGACGACTCTCTTAAAGGAAAACTAATCTCCATCCACGAAAGCTTCCCATTCCAAGCCCAAGTAACAAGTTACGCTTGTGGAAGTGTTTCGATTACGTTCACCTTTGATCACGCGCTAGGCGATGCAAGTTCCTTCGGTAAGTTTCTTCTTGCATGGTCTGAAATGTCACTAAAGAAACCTATTTCGAGCATTCCCAATCACCGAAGAAGCCTTCTCAACGCTCGTGTTCCTCCTAGGTATGACAAGTCCTTGGACCAAGATTTTGTGGCATGCACATTGGAGGAGATACAAAATATGCCACTGCCAAAGACCTTGGTTAAGCGACTTTACTATGTTCATGCGTCAAGAATCAACGAGCTGCAAAGTCTGGCATCCGCTAATGGTGAGAAGAGGACAAAAATAGAGGCTTTTTCGGCTTATATATGGAAGGTTATGGTTAGTGTGGTTGAAGAAAGCAATGAGAAGTGCAAGATGGGGTGGTTGGTAGATGGAAGAGGTAGATTAATGGGCAATGATAGTTCTTTGTCCAACTACATAGGAAATGTTTTGTCTGTCGCTTTTGGGGAGGCAAGTTTGACGGAATTAAAGCAATGGTCTATAAGTGATATTGCCAAGGTTGCGCATGAGGCCATAGGCAAGGTTGCTAATGAGGCTCATTTCTTAGATCTAATAGATTGGATAGAGTGCCACAGGCCGGGATTGATGCTGTCGAGGGTGGTGCTCGGCCGTGGGGGGCCGGCGGTTGTTCTATCATCCTGCCGAAGGTTTCCGGTGGTAGAACTGGACTTTGGATTCGGGAGGCCTGTTCTTGGGACGGTGTGTTCTACTGTGGAGAAGATCGGAGTGAATTACTTTAATCAGAGGCCAGCTGCAGATGAGGATGGCTCTTGGGTAGTCTCTGCTATCTTATGGCCGGAACTAGCTGAGGCGTTGGAGTCCAAATCCATTTTCCAGCCTATGTCTGCAAGTCATCTCCATGTTTAGTACCATCAAGTTACCAAATTACTAATTTCTTAAGCATGCATATCTAGTTGAAAAAGTAAGTCATGGCCCCTCAATCTACTTTATGCACCCATGTGTAATACTAATGCTTTGTAAtagtgttttaatatttataatgtAATATCAACATATGAATTAAATAACGTGAGATCtttcaatgaattttttttttgtttgtttatcaCAGGTCAAAATTTCACGTGCTAGTGTGTAGTTCCAGTACGTTTATTCTAATACCAAGCAATTGCATGTGCTTGAAGGACACCATATTTATCATGGACAGGAATCAGGACTGATGTCGCTGACTACTACCCACCGGCAAATAGTTTTGCCAGCTCAACTTGAGCTGGGATGGACGAATGATTATGCCAACAGGTCTCCAAGACAGAAAAAATGGTCTGtaggtttttgttttttgtttttatagatATTTTTTAACACTCTTAAGGACCATTTGGTTCAAACATTAGAGgaacaaaaatcaaaaataaaaataaaaaattagaatgagaAACTAGCAACTTAAACTTAATTTCAAAAATGCtcatttcatctttaaatcaaaatattataaaaatatgattaaactaataaaattacaaataatacacatttaaaaactcattataacaaaaataaaataaattataattattttacttaattgttctacttttaagttttactttacaataaatattttattggacatgacaattaaaaaattGTAAAACTATTTTGCAACCAAGTTTCTTACTATTAGTTTAAAACTTAtgcatatttttcttttaattatatttaactTCATATGACCATTTAAACTTAATTTTAATTATAAGcgcataaaatgaataattttatctaaaaaattatttctaaatattaatttACAAGCCCAGTGTTGAAATtcgaaatttttattttttgtcacGTTTTCCTTTTTCGAAAACTTTCTTGAAATATTAGTGATATTATTTATACATTGAGAGGAACAGTTTTGCATCTAATAATCTTTGCTTCAATTAATTATTTAGAAATTGAAGTCATTCCAAAGTTACTTTAGTGATAATTAATTTGATATTAAACTAAATATATCAACTTAGTGCTTTGGATCcatctaacaaaaaaaaaaaatgtatttgggaaaaaaaatagcAGACTTTAATATTAGGGATACATTTTCTGTAATTTATATCAATTTCATTTAcaatcaaaagaaaataaatttttatttttgacttACAAACCCAACCTATTGCATGAAAAATAAACACTATAATCTTTCCCTTATCCCCTCATACGAGATTAAGTTTTGAAAACCCAAAATCACGCAATTTGATGCACACACGTGCTACATATCTTCAAACGTATCCACTCTCATGAATCATGCACACCAACATgctaatatatatacatgcattgcCTTCACAAAGCAATTGGATTTTCCATGATGCGGAATTGAAAGGAGAGAGATAAGAGGCAAGAGTAGGAATGTCAAGCTTGCAAGCATCGCATCCAAAGAGTAACACCCTTGATAGCTAATAAGAATGTCAACACAATGTGAAACACATTAATCATAACATTCTTAACGATCTAATTACTCTAACAATCACTACGCTAGTCAAAAGGGGGCAAATCTTGCTAAACTTGCGTGGAGGGTGGCTAAGTATGGCACAAAAATCAACTCTATGTTTCACGAGTTGGTAACCTCAAGAAGGTGCTCTTGTGGGACTGTCATAATTCCACGTGCAATCTAATCAACCCATCctgaattcaaattcaaattcaaaattcaaaaactcaTGACACATGAAACACCCATGACCAATCCAATCAACGATAGCTCATTGCTAGCCAGCCAAGACTCCTTAACCCTGCGCTCTCCCCCTCATGAACTCCAGAAGTTGAAAACTCCATCACAAACCATCTACCGAACTCCAGCATCATCTGCCTCTGTGTCACTAGCTAaacttgttcaaggcattatgtttgcctgtgactacttatctcgtgtgcttgggatgagtttccatcatgtaaatactagtgtagggttattttctgctagtagtgtctttgtatgtcaaataagacagtatgacttctcgatcactttgatgtttcctagtgtcaggatgataattacataaaaacctctttaggggagggtgagtgttcatcagtcattgtaaaactcactagcaattatcaacgtgcttagcctacttgcctcccttgcaaAGTACATGtctcaacggaggatttgttaattaattacgtttgcttcaatgtttactgcttgcttgtcacggctttcatgaattgattattgttttcGCTACTATCTGAATGAATGTCAATGAAAGtacttcgtggatgaatgttggtaaacgataggctggctagttaagcaagagtgttttagttagtgccgcacggcccttcacaagtgtgtgaaaatagtcggatcgtgacatttggtatcagagccaagtcggtgacacttggtgagagcccaaggttgagttgctacgtgaatttgaTTGctttcgttgttggatttgggaagttttggtaagtgaccatggcaccaaacaacgctgaaagaatcagtgcactggaagcacaggttgaagagacaaccaacaatatgaccaacgagatggcccaactgaggggacttgttgatgaagtgatgggatcacagcagcatcaagcaagtttgacaagtgaaatgtcaaaggactttcaccacactgtggaaactttgcaggcccggatggcagatttggatgcaaagatgaatgtgatgattcttgctatggggaactccaacactccggaaGTTAGCAAGACAAAGGTGCCAGAACCcaagacgtatgggggtgcccgagatgccaaggagttagagaacttcttgtttgatgcggagcagtactttcgcgttgtgaggatgacctcagaacaggcaaaggtggatactacgacaatgtacttgattggtgatgccaaactatggtggcgaaccaagtacagagaaattgaaaatggaagctgtgtaattgatggttgggcagacttgaaaagaGAGCTCAAGGCCTAATTCTTtcatgagaatgttgagtataatgcaaggagaaaactgagagatctcaagcatacggggttgatcagggaatatgtgaaacaattttcttctttgatgttggatattcgggatatgtcggggaagaacaagttgttctattttcttgaggggatgaaatcatgagcaagaactgaacttcataggcaaagggttcaagacttgtcaactgcacaagttgctgcagaacgcttgacagactacatTGGTGATGAGACCGCTTTGTCCAAACGGTTTGAcagagagggaaacagtggaaagtctttcaagaatggcaaactcAAGAGTaagggagccgactctaaatcatcaacctcaaaggaagtttcgtcgtctcaagggttcaacacacccaatagaaaggggaagagtaaaatttcatgctacttgtaTAGTGTGCCTCATaaagtttttgagtgccctcacaaaacatcacttaatgctttacaggcttccattgcagaGTAGGCAGTGGAAGATGATGAGGAAGAGGATGATACACCGAGGGTAggttcagtgcggctggtgagcgcattggaaaagcaagaaAAAACATCAAAAGTTACACGAGAAAAAgagttaatgtttgtggacttgaggataaatgggaagagtactcgcgctatggtggatacgagggctactcataattttgtttcgcagttggaagcatggagactcaacttttCCTTAGAGAAGAATACAGGACgtgtgaaagcagttaactctgtagcccaacctactctgggagtagccaagcaagtagCTGTAAAGCTtagacagtgggaaggtcatgtgaatttcacagcggtgccattggatgactttccagtcattccaGGAATGGAGTTCgtaagggggacgagggcagtgctaaTGCCTTCgactggttccctgtgtctgatgagagatcactcgtgcatggtgcaagtcgttgcaacgaaaggagacgatgggaagtcTCTTTcaaccatacaactcaatgagggattgggtcagggtgagcagacacgtctagccacagtggtagtagacaaagaagtaggccaagagctggagcctacgaccatccaaacGGTGTTGGATGAgcataaggaggtgttgccggataagctacCTCAATTTGTCTTCACGatggactgtggagcaagagatcaagttgttatcaggagtgaaaccacctgctaaagggccatgtcggattgcgcctcgagagatagtatagttggggaaacaacttgatgaattggaagcgagACGTGTTTGCCCTTCCAAAATatcgttgggagcatcggtgttgtttcaaagcaaacatgaagagcatctacgaaaGGTGTTCAACAAGCTAAGGGGAGACAGTAtgtatgtgaagaaagggaagttctctttcgctcagcggagcaacaaattctttagtcaagtggttgaacaaggttatatccagaggggtatggagaaggtaaggatgattcaaaaacggaagatccccacgacagtgaaggagttgcgttcctttcttggccttactaaatacTGCAGGAAGTTTGTTGAGGGATATTCGGgaagaatgactccaatgacaggactactgggaaggtattattggctgcacacgtaggatgatgtggttgattatactaaaacttgtctcacttgccaacaagacaagggggagcggaagaagtatggtattttcatggccgcaccaaagtactgttcggcagaggagacgacacaattgttccttgtgactgttgtgaaacattagGGTGTTCTCCAAGTTATCATTTGTGATcgagatttaatgttcactgacaacttcttgatataatttttcaggatattcaggtcacatattgacatctcttcgagttctcaccgacagacagacggacagatgaagagattcagagagctgctagatgagtacttgtgccattttgtcaatgacaaccagaagaatggcatgcaactacttgatgtggctccgttttGTGGCAACACCCAAAGGCAcccaacaaccaacaagagcccttttgagcttatTACAGGCCAGCtaccgctgttacctcacacagtgggcaagtcgtacagacgaaagagtcttagggcatacatcttcaccagtgaagggagacagaatgcagagtttgcccaagcctatctggagaaagcttccgagcagatgaagaagtgggtagataaggggagaagaccgcagtttcatgtcagctgcctcaagccgttcaacgccaacaccaatgacctgagcagaagtccgTTCAACATAGCAAAGTAGAAGATAGTGCAACCCGACAGACATGACATTGAAGGGATCCTTGCAAAcaaaaagttcatatcctcaagcaagaagcggcagaagttcctagtgaagtggaaatgccttgatgacaaagaaatcagctggatttctgcggaagatatttaaccgttcgtcgacaaatttgaaatgtacctatcgccaaaaagtctacgaggatgtcaaccgcataagtgggggagaatgtcacgagctaagcttgttcagggcattatgcttgcctgtgactgcttatctcgtgtgcttgggatgggtttccatcatgcaaatactagtgtagggttatcttctactagtagtgtctttgtatgccaaataaggcagtatgattcctcagtcactttgatgttttctagtgccagaatgataattacataaaaaccttttTAGGGAaggatgagtgttcatcagtcattgtaaaactcactagcaattgtcaacgtacttagcctacttgcctccctcgataagtacaccatgtcaatggaggatttgttaataaattacgtttgcttcaatgtttactgtttGCTTGTCACGGCTTTCATggattgattactgtttccgctgctatctgaattaatgttaatgaaagtgcttcgttgatgaatgttggtaaacgataggctggctagttaagcaagagtgttttagctagcatcacacgacccttcacaagtgtgtgaaaatagtcgaaccGTGACACTCTGCTAGGCACCTATGGCAAAGCCCACCTCCTTCCCTCCTCTTCGTCCCATGATTCATAAGACCCTAAAAAGCACACCAAGCACCACATCTCCACAATAATGGAGGCCTATGAACCCTCATCTCTTATTATTTATCTCTTGGATGTACAAATTACAGACAGTTCAGGACTACCGTTATTGCCATCTTCAATACTACACTACGCACAAAACTCATATTAACCAACACCATCCTTCACCTGCCCTCCATTCTATCTCATTAAAAACATTGCCCTCCATTTCTATCACATTAAAAACATTCTCAATATCACCTCCCAACTTACAAGGCACTCAACTTTGACCTAACACAAATGATCACCCAGCAACTTGAAAATCAAACCCATTCACCAATCACCACCGACATACAGGTCCAAATATATGCCTTTTTCTTAAACAAAGAATGCAGTCCATAAGATCAAGTGCAACATTCATAACGCACATACTCTACAATACACGCACTGACCTTGCCTGAAATTTGCCTCTCCTAACATTTAAAAAATGGCATCAACCTCATCTAACATTTAAATATAATGATGTAAATACCCTCTCCACAGGTGGTGGACCCTCCATGATGACATAATATATTTATCTCAATAACAAATTTAATCCCTTAAACAGTAAGTGAGAGAATTCCTAATACCAACAACACAAGAACTTGAATACCATTCATGAAATGAGCTTCAACAAGAATGCAAGCAATGGTTGCAAAGCTGGCCCTTGAAGCCAGGGGAAAAGATAAAAACTTGTAAACAAATTTAATCCCTTAAACAGTAAGTGAAAGAATTCCTAATACCAACAACACAAGAACTTGAATACCATTCATGAAATGAGCTTCAACAAGAATGCAAGCAATGGTTGCAAAGCTGGCCCTTGAAGGCAGGGGAAAAGATAAAAACTCGTAAACAGACAGGCTAAACAGTTGTTTCTATgttcatttcttcatttttttttttttttttttccagttccGCAGTTTAGACACCAGTTCCAAAGAAGGGCAACAGACCAACTGATTTTGGTTCTTATGAActtgatcaacaaacaaactggAACAATGTAAAAGTGTGTTATACCTAAATGAAGGGAAGTTGACTTTATTTTTGAAACACCAATGGAGGGTATGCATCATTTCAGCAAACCTGCAAGGAGGTTGGCATGTAataattgttagattaccacttaacctaaaagcttaagctattaggttgtgggcaaacaatgtatatcaagctttaaacTCCCCCGAACATGTCGCCTAACAGCACATGGAGAGGTAAACACAAAAAATAATACCCATTACtaggaataaaatattttttttaaataccgcACAATAAACATGGACAACCTAGGACCTCCTGGTGACCAACTTTGaaaccatgttagattaccacttcacctaaaagcttaaattattaggttgtgagccaataatgtatattaagctttaacaATATTAATTACTAATACTAATAAATCTCAAAAGCACATGGATCATTGTGCAAATTAAATGAACTTACCATGCAAATGCCTAGTTCAATAATTATTGAAGAGTTAGcgtacaaagattatatatatatatatata includes:
- the LOC131155413 gene encoding coniferyl alcohol acyltransferase yields the protein MAAKVSQHHKKFEVNFATKTIVKASHPPQESHTLTLSNLDLLSGRFPVTYFYFYHKPLLNHDFHSIIEALKISLAETLNFFYPFAGRIVENASTGEPEIICDNNGALILEAHANIPLKDFNFHNLDDSLKGKLISIHESFPFQAQVTSYACGSVSITFTFDHALGDASSFGKFLLAWSEMSLKKPISSIPNHRRSLLNARVPPRYDKSLDQDFVACTLEEIQNMPLPKTLVKRLYYVHASRINELQSLASANGEKRTKIEAFSAYIWKVMVSVVEESNEKCKMGWLVDGRGRLMGNDSSLSNYIGNVLSVAFGEASLTELKQWSISDIAKVAHEAIGKVANEAHFLDLIDWIECHRPGLMLSRVVLGRGGPAVVLSSCRRFPVVELDFGFGRPVLGTVCSTVEKIGVNYFNQRPAADEDGSWVVSAILWPELAEALESKSIFQPMSASHLHV